The following is a genomic window from Bacillus sp. V2I10.
TGAAACAGTGAAGCACATTCGGCTGGCAGCATACCGAATAAATCAGCATAATCAAGACATTTACTTCCTTAATACACTTGAACCAAAACATGAGCAGCTCTTTTTCGCACGCCTTTCTATTCCTGATAAAAAGCTTCTTTTTATATGTGCTTATGAAACAAAACAGGATCGCTTTGGTGATGTAACCTCTTTATTCACAGAGGAATACATCGATGAGCTGAATCAATTTTTGGCAGGCTATTCCTCCTATCCGCTCAGCAGTCAATCAGGATGATTTTTTTAAGAAGCCGTTTTGCACAAAACGCAGAAATTCATGAGCATCTTTCCCGATAACGGTTTGGAGATCCTCAAGCATCTCATCCCTCCTTACATCTAATTCAACGATTTTTTTGGCAATTTCAGCTGCCTTCTTCATGTCCATGCTGTCTCCTCCTTCAAACTCTTACTGTTAGTTTAATAAGAAGCAAATGAAATATCAGCATTATTGTCAACATACCTTACACGTTTTTTTCTTTTTCTCACAAACCATGTTAGATTTTCTCACAAAACTTCACTTTTTCCGTTGAGGGTGAGGTATAATTGGAAAAAGAATCTAATGTGCGGGGTGGAAAGATGGAACAGCACGACCACTCATATAAAGACAAAAAAGTCATTTCAATTGGAATCGTCAGCGAACTAACAGGCTTATCATTAAGACAGATCCGTTATTATGAGGAAAGACGTTTAATTTCGCCTCAAAGAACAACAAGGGGTACAAGAAAATATTCATTTTCCGATGTGGAAAGGCTCATGGAGATTGCAAACAAACGGGAAGATGGCGTACAAACAAATGAAATCTTAAAAGAAATGCGAAAAAAAGAGATGCGCAGCAATCCCGATTACCGCAAAAAAATGCTCGAAGGCCAGCTAAATGCACAATTTCATTTTCGCAATAAAAAGTGAGGGGCGGTTGTCAGCCCCTTATTTTATTGGTGTCTAAAATTGAAAACGATTGACGAGCCTGCTCAGTTTTCCGGACAAGTCAGATAAGGAATCCGCATTGCTTGAGATTTCTTCCATAGACTGACTGGACTGCTCTGCGGATGCTGCTGTTTGTTCAATTCCTGCAGCTGCATCTTCTGATACGGATGCAATGCTTGAAATTGATTCGTTCATCACTTCACTATTTTTCATAATCAGAGTTAAATCCGTCTGAATGGTTACAATTCTGGTTGACATATCTTCAATAAAACCTTTAATTTCAGTAAAGCTTTCCCCTGTTTGATGGATGGATTTTGCGCCTTTTACAATCTGCTCATATCCGTGCCCCAGGTTTTCTGCTACTTCTTCCGTTTCTTTTCTGACATTGCCTACAATTTTATTAATATCTACTATCGACCTTGATACCTGTTCAGCTAGCTTGCGTACTTCATCTGCCACAACCGCAAATCCTCTTCCATGTTCTCCTGCACGTGCAGCTTCGATTGCTGCATTCAGCGCCAGGAGATTGGTTTGATCTGCGATGCTTTGAATCACGTCCACCAATGTGGAAATCTCTCCTGACTGTTCATCAAGACGCTTCACCTTCAGCACGGTATTTTCCATTAAATCATTGATGCGGTTCATTTGACTGACGGATTCGCTCATTAATGTATAACCTGTTTGTGATTGATTCAGCACTTCCGAAGAAGCCTCGGCCACAGCCTGGCCATTTTGGTTGGCAATATAAATGGAGTTCATCAGCTGGCCCATTGTTTCAGCCAGATCGGAAGCTGAATTTGCCTGGGTTTCTGCTCCTGAAGACAGCTCCTGCATAGTCGAGGCAATCTGCTCGCTTCCTGATTTCAGCTCTTTCGAGGAGGATTGAAGCTGTTCACTCCGCTCTGCCACAGACAAGGAAGCCCCGGAAATATCCTTCACAATGGCTTTCAGCTGCTGATTCATTTCATTTACAGAATGAACGAGCTCGCCTATTTCATCCTGTGACACCGATAAAAGAGGCTCATGATTCAGCTGGCCATTTGAAATGTCTCTCATTCTGCTGACAATCTTCAAAATCGGCTTAGTGAGAGCGTTCGAAATCCGAAATGCCAAAAAAATACCGATTGTGACTATCACGACTGAAAGTACAATACCAAGCATGTTGATAAATCGTCCTTGATTAATAATCGCATCTCCATCTTGCATAATTGATTTTTCACGCTCACTTGCGAGAGAATCAAACCCCTCTGTAAGCTCATCCGCAAGATTCTGCACATCCCCGCGGAGCGTCTGGTTCGCTGTTACCCTCATTCCAGAATCAAAGCTTTTAATGACTTCATCTTCAACGATTTCTTCCCATTCAGCACTTTTTTTCATTAATTCGCGGCTTTTCGGGTTATCACTTTGAGCAAGCAGTTTTTTCTGAAGCGCCTGACTTTCTTTGGTCAGCTCATAATACTGATCTTTATATTCATCTTTACCATAAATAAAATATGCTCTGATTAAGGATACACACTGTGTAATATTATCACTGAGCTTCCCTTCCGCAAGAAGCGACTGCATGTCCTCCTGCACAATCTGCTTCGTCTGTCTGTTAACCATGCTGAAACCGATCATACTAAACGCCGCCATCAAAAGACTGAGCACAATAATAACCGAAAAACTGCCCAGCAGCTTCCCTTTTAATGAAAATGATGCAAAGCGCTTTTTCTCTCTTGGCTTCCTTTTTTTTAATCGCTTCATCTTATGTGCCCCCTCTAATTTGAAAAATAGACAATATTCCTTATCCCAGACCGATTTCCAATGTGAAATTAGGCTCATATATTGTTCATCGGCTATTTTGACAGAATATTTAGCGAACAGCAGAATCGACTGTTCAGAGGGAGAGGAAATCTGTTTTGTTCACATTTGTGCGGAATTCATTTCGAAAGTCTCAGAATTATTGTTCAAAGTCCCGGAATTAATTCGGAAAGTCTCGGAATTAACTTTCAAAGTCTCGGAATTATTCCTGAGCCCATTTAGATGTCTCAAGATTCCCTCCGATAGTCTCCCAATCAACGTGAAAAATAGCCAAATTAAAAAATTCATGCGCAAAAAAAAGCAATGCACCTTGTCAGATGCACTGCCTTCAAATTCTGATTTATACAATTTTCGGATGATCTGGTTCTGAAACGATTTTCGGATGGTCTGGCTCTGATACAATCTTCGGATGATCCGGCTCAGAAAACAATCCAACTCCCGCTGCAAATGCTAAAGAAAAAATCCCTGCAGTGATGCCCATAACTATTTTTTTCATGACTAGCTCTCCCTTGTTATTTAATTTGCATATGCTCTTTTCAAAGCGCTACATACGATTTGATAATATTGAACGGCTGATTTATATTTGTGGCGATCTTCAAAGTATGATGCCATAAGCTCTGAATACTCGATAATATACTGCTGTTTTTCATGCTCTATAAAGTAAGGGATAACGACTTCCATCATAAAATATTCAAATTCAGATGATAGATTATCCTGCAGCAAATATTCATAGATTTTAAAATGATAGTGATATTCCTGATTAGGGTTATTTTCTAAAATGTTTTTGCCTTCTACTATCCACTTCCCAGCTTCTTCTTTATTATCTAATTGATAATAGGCATACAGGATAGAAAAAATTGTGCTTAATGATTCATTCTTATCTTTAAATTGCAGAGCTTCATTGTATCGATCGATTGCCTGTTCATATTTTTTGGTAATTGAACTGAGGTACCCCATATTATGATAGATCATTCCAAGCAGACTTTTATCATTCAGCTGCTCAGCAATCTTCCTGGCCAGCAAATAACTTTCTTCTGAGCGGGTATGCTCCTCACACCGCAAATAATTAATCCCTAGCAGAATCTGACACTCTGCGCATCTCATTAAATCGTATCTTGATTGATATATATTTAAAGCAAAGTGAGTGTACTGGATGACCAGTGCCGCTTTTCTTAATTGACTCAGAGTCAGGGCAATTGAATAATAGAGATCCGCTTCTTCCCACTTTTCAAATGGGAGGTGCTTTGTTAAAAACCGCTCCGCTCCTTTGAGGTGCAGGAGGGCTGTCGAATATTTGCTTTGAAGATAGTGATGAAGACCGACAAATTTCTCGTAATAGTAGGTCATCTTTTCTTCAAAGATGTCTTTGTATAAATTGATTTTTTCAAGCTTCGAATCTGCTTCTGCAAACTCTCTTTCTGTCAGCAAATACCTGAATTCAAACAGAACAAAGTAGATCATGGCCGTTGTATCACTTGATGAAAGGATTTCTTTCTGCAGGTCAATGTACCTTTTTTTAAGATGATCGTGCTTGCGGTGAACGATATCATGATACCAGTCAAATAAGGATTTCATCAGAGGAATTTCTTCTTCTTCGATGAGGTTGATCTCAAGCCTGTTGCATAAGTAATCAAGGACTTCGATGCTTGCAGTCGTCTGATTGTTTTCGATTTTTGATAAGTAAGAAGTGGAAATGATGCCTCGTGAAAGTTCCTCCTGCGTCTTATTTTGCTGAATGCGATAGAACCTTATTCGACTTCCTATTTCCATGTGCAGCACCTCATCTATACTAATCTGTATGTTTAGTTCTCTCTTTATTATGCCGAAACCTTTTGCTTTCGTATTGGGAAAATAGCCTCAATTTTTCTGAATAATACATAAAATAACGACCCATATTTCCCAATCTGCAAAATTCCCGAGGAAACATCCCCCCTATTTCACCCTATTATTCGGAAAAAAGGCCCCATTTTTCCCAATACCAATGACTCTATTAAAATGGTAGCATAATTGATAGAATAGTCAAACTTTTTAAACTCTATGATTATTCTATACTATGTAAGGGGGTTTATTCATGAAAAAGTGGAAGGCTCTGAGTATTTTATTT
Proteins encoded in this region:
- a CDS encoding methyl-accepting chemotaxis protein codes for the protein MNQQLKAIVKDISGASLSVAERSEQLQSSSKELKSGSEQIASTMQELSSGAETQANSASDLAETMGQLMNSIYIANQNGQAVAEASSEVLNQSQTGYTLMSESVSQMNRINDLMENTVLKVKRLDEQSGEISTLVDVIQSIADQTNLLALNAAIEAARAGEHGRGFAVVADEVRKLAEQVSRSIVDINKIVGNVRKETEEVAENLGHGYEQIVKGAKSIHQTGESFTEIKGFIEDMSTRIVTIQTDLTLIMKNSEVMNESISSIASVSEDAAAGIEQTAASAEQSSQSMEEISSNADSLSDLSGKLSRLVNRFQF
- a CDS encoding MerR family transcriptional regulator, coding for MEQHDHSYKDKKVISIGIVSELTGLSLRQIRYYEERRLISPQRTTRGTRKYSFSDVERLMEIANKREDGVQTNEILKEMRKKEMRSNPDYRKKMLEGQLNAQFHFRNKK
- a CDS encoding helix-turn-helix transcriptional regulator, producing the protein MEIGSRIRFYRIQQNKTQEELSRGIISTSYLSKIENNQTTASIEVLDYLCNRLEINLIEEEEIPLMKSLFDWYHDIVHRKHDHLKKRYIDLQKEILSSSDTTAMIYFVLFEFRYLLTEREFAEADSKLEKINLYKDIFEEKMTYYYEKFVGLHHYLQSKYSTALLHLKGAERFLTKHLPFEKWEEADLYYSIALTLSQLRKAALVIQYTHFALNIYQSRYDLMRCAECQILLGINYLRCEEHTRSEESYLLARKIAEQLNDKSLLGMIYHNMGYLSSITKKYEQAIDRYNEALQFKDKNESLSTIFSILYAYYQLDNKEEAGKWIVEGKNILENNPNQEYHYHFKIYEYLLQDNLSSEFEYFMMEVVIPYFIEHEKQQYIIEYSELMASYFEDRHKYKSAVQYYQIVCSALKRAYAN